One Tolypothrix bouteillei VB521301 DNA window includes the following coding sequences:
- a CDS encoding J domain-containing protein: MSFKIERGLFRYDFIDHHAILCVCVDADIKDIRKRYLKIARRLHPDSCDAQNSAEKQLAGELLSKLVNPSYEKLSQDKNRAEYLLVMSQMGKRLVQESASVELTTDLAKQLASTPNFEQIYRNAIAKIAETQYDSLQKVQQLIGLVSELNLVYLMRTSGKTFAAPQPSPLSKTQTPSPTNNTPVPPPPPPSAPKEDSAATHYIRRAQELMAKNQLTQARVELQDALKLEPTNSRCHSLIGLVYLKQNQITMAKVHFDRALQLDPNDQTASDGKRKIEQMTGQKPNGTKPVAPSPNGAKQPDKSGGGGLFGGLFGGKKK, encoded by the coding sequence ATGTCATTCAAGATAGAACGCGGACTTTTTAGGTATGATTTCATCGACCATCACGCAATTCTTTGTGTGTGTGTTGATGCGGATATCAAAGATATTCGCAAACGTTACCTCAAAATTGCTCGCCGCCTTCACCCTGATAGCTGTGATGCACAAAACAGCGCAGAAAAGCAACTAGCTGGTGAATTGTTGTCTAAGCTGGTCAATCCATCCTATGAAAAACTCTCTCAAGATAAAAATAGAGCAGAGTACCTTTTAGTCATGTCGCAAATGGGTAAGCGTTTGGTTCAAGAATCGGCTTCTGTGGAACTCACAACCGATTTAGCAAAACAGCTTGCGAGTACACCTAATTTTGAACAAATTTATAGAAATGCGATCGCTAAAATTGCTGAAACTCAGTATGATTCTTTGCAGAAAGTACAACAGCTCATAGGATTAGTGAGCGAGTTAAACTTGGTTTACTTAATGCGGACATCTGGTAAAACATTTGCTGCACCACAGCCAAGTCCTCTATCCAAAACCCAAACACCTTCCCCAACAAACAACACACCTGTACCCCCACCTCCTCCACCTTCAGCACCGAAAGAAGATTCAGCAGCCACTCATTATATCCGTCGCGCTCAAGAATTGATGGCAAAGAATCAACTGACACAAGCTAGGGTAGAATTACAAGATGCCCTCAAGCTAGAGCCTACTAACAGTCGCTGTCATAGCTTGATCGGGTTAGTGTATTTGAAGCAAAATCAAATCACGATGGCAAAGGTTCATTTTGACCGCGCCCTGCAATTAGACCCTAACGACCAAACAGCGTCAGATGGGAAACGCAAAATTGAACAGATGACTGGTCAAAAACCCAATGGAACGAAGCCTGTAGCACCGTCTCCTAATGGGGCTAAACAACCAGATAAATCTGGGGGCGGCGGTTTGTTTGGTGGTTTGTTTGGTGGGAAGAAGAAATAA
- a CDS encoding inositol monophosphatase family protein produces the protein MTSDRLQTFLEIATEAALAAGAVLESYLGKLEDAVVEKGRPGDLVTAADKASEVVILDIVRRHFPEHSILAEESGKLGDQDNEFLWAIDPLDGTTNFAHQYPFFAVSIGLLIHGVPQVGVIYDPFHDELFRAAQGLGATRNRRPIQVSNTSELSKSLLVTGFAYDRRETSDNNYAEFCYLTHLTQGVRRSGSASLDLAHVACGRIDGYWERGISPWDIAAGVILLREAGGKVTAYDGSPLDLVSGRILATNSYIHESLSQELIQVPSLSTWKQ, from the coding sequence ATGACATCGGATCGATTGCAAACCTTCTTAGAGATAGCCACAGAAGCAGCCCTTGCTGCGGGTGCGGTTTTGGAAAGTTATTTAGGGAAGCTAGAAGATGCTGTTGTTGAAAAAGGGCGACCTGGAGATTTAGTGACCGCTGCTGATAAAGCTTCAGAGGTTGTCATTTTAGATATAGTGCGGCGTCATTTTCCAGAACATTCCATCTTAGCTGAGGAATCTGGCAAACTGGGCGATCAAGATAATGAATTTCTTTGGGCGATCGATCCTTTAGATGGGACTACCAACTTTGCCCACCAATACCCCTTTTTTGCTGTTTCTATTGGGCTGTTAATTCATGGTGTCCCACAAGTTGGTGTGATTTACGATCCTTTCCATGATGAACTTTTTCGTGCGGCGCAAGGTTTGGGTGCTACGCGCAATCGCCGCCCAATTCAAGTTTCAAATACATCTGAATTAAGTAAGAGTTTGCTAGTTACGGGATTTGCTTACGACCGTCGTGAAACTTCTGACAATAACTACGCAGAATTTTGTTATCTGACCCATCTTACCCAAGGAGTTCGGCGCAGTGGTTCCGCATCTCTAGATTTGGCTCACGTTGCTTGTGGGCGTATAGATGGCTACTGGGAACGAGGGATTTCTCCCTGGGATATTGCTGCTGGTGTGATTTTATTAAGAGAAGCTGGGGGAAAGGTAACCGCATATGATGGTAGCCCCTTAGATCTAGTTTCAGGAAGGATTCTTGCCACTAATAGTTATATTCACGAGAGTTTGAGTCAAGAACTTATACAAGTGCCATCGCTCTCTACGTGGAAGCAATAA
- a CDS encoding thermonuclease family protein — protein MTTLLCVLLLVACQPQKKMEDPNRIVVKVAQVVSGQTIEVVGIGEQPSIITQVRLLNIDAPDLQQRPWGDAAKQSLEALIGGEQSVTLEFDADVKDSFGRTLAYVWKDGVLLNEQLVKQGHGLFAPRSPNNKYDRRLERAQQWARLMGEGIWNPQKPMRLTPGEFRRQYR, from the coding sequence ATGACAACTTTACTGTGTGTATTGCTACTGGTAGCTTGTCAACCACAAAAAAAGATGGAAGATCCGAACCGAATAGTGGTTAAGGTAGCACAGGTTGTGAGCGGGCAAACTATAGAAGTGGTAGGTATAGGCGAACAACCTAGCATAATTACACAAGTACGGTTGCTAAATATCGATGCACCAGATTTGCAGCAACGTCCTTGGGGTGACGCTGCAAAACAAAGCCTAGAAGCGCTGATTGGGGGCGAACAATCTGTCACGCTGGAATTTGACGCGGACGTGAAAGACTCTTTTGGCAGAACTTTGGCTTATGTTTGGAAAGATGGGGTTTTGTTGAACGAACAGTTAGTGAAACAAGGACACGGACTGTTTGCACCGCGATCGCCCAACAATAAATACGACCGCCGATTGGAACGCGCTCAACAATGGGCGAGACTGATGGGGGAAGGTATTTGGAACCCGCAAAAACCCATGCGTCTCACTCCTGGTGAATTTCGGCGTCAGTATCGTTGA
- a CDS encoding 2Fe-2S iron-sulfur cluster-binding protein has protein sequence MSQTYTVRVRDRAKGIFHTLQVPDDRYILHSAEKQGVELPFSCRNGACTTCAVRVLSGEIYQPEAVGLSPELRKKGYALLCVSYARSNLEVETQDEDEVYELQFGRYFAKGRVRKGLPLDEE, from the coding sequence ATGTCCCAGACTTACACTGTTAGAGTTCGCGATCGCGCTAAAGGCATTTTTCACACGCTGCAAGTTCCTGATGACCGCTACATCCTGCATAGTGCTGAAAAACAAGGCGTAGAACTGCCGTTTTCTTGTCGAAATGGGGCTTGTACCACCTGTGCTGTTAGGGTGCTGTCGGGAGAAATTTACCAACCTGAGGCAGTTGGGCTGTCCCCAGAATTAAGAAAGAAAGGTTATGCTCTGTTATGTGTGAGCTATGCTCGTTCCAATTTAGAGGTAGAGACACAAGACGAAGATGAAGTTTACGAACTACAGTTTGGGCGTTATTTTGCTAAAGGGAGAGTTCGCAAGGGCTTACCATTAGATGAAGAGTAA
- a CDS encoding Uma2 family endonuclease produces MNISLLDDAVEEKLVTLRDVSWEQFKGIEAQLKDNRSVRLSYLLETLEIMSPVGPKHERVKSTFGLLLETYMKVLGIRFYKSGGFTIEEPGYASGTPDESYCIDTDKEIPDIVIEIIITSGTINRKELYKPKKIPEVWFWKSDTIRIFRLNEKGEYEEVNRSSFFPNLELNVLLKYISMPDQYDAVLEFEQFLRQQLP; encoded by the coding sequence ATGAATATTTCACTTTTAGATGATGCTGTAGAAGAAAAACTAGTAACCCTGAGAGATGTTTCTTGGGAGCAATTCAAAGGGATTGAGGCACAGCTAAAAGATAACCGCAGTGTCCGACTGTCTTATTTATTGGAAACTTTAGAAATTATGTCTCCTGTGGGACCAAAGCATGAGCGTGTCAAAAGCACTTTTGGCTTGCTGCTAGAAACTTACATGAAAGTGTTGGGCATCCGATTTTACAAAAGCGGTGGGTTCACCATAGAAGAACCTGGCTATGCTTCTGGAACACCTGATGAATCGTACTGCATTGATACTGATAAAGAAATTCCCGATATTGTAATTGAGATTATAATTACCAGTGGCACTATTAACAGAAAAGAATTATATAAACCTAAGAAAATTCCTGAAGTGTGGTTTTGGAAATCTGACACCATAAGAATATTCCGTTTAAATGAAAAAGGCGAATATGAAGAAGTTAACCGTAGTAGTTTCTTCCCAAATTTAGAGCTAAATGTGTTACTGAAATATATTTCCATGCCCGACCAGTACGATGCTGTGCTAGAATTCGAGCAGTTTCTCAGACAACAACTTCCTTGA
- a CDS encoding AAA family ATPase yields the protein MLKELHLQQVGPTDRFDVEFAARLNIFTGDNGLGKSFLLDVAWWVLTGNWVEQPAYPRRHTKELPKIISKIDTRNWRLLFHEIDFESYFDFSEQKWQGNWSLDNFSKSVSYTRTRSILGALDSHIRKKKFWVIRGITEMIPFDFPPEPLDFDKKVRQPGNAWLAKNPDPKKGTRDYWSPFKRSLADGFQDLCAYSVMYEPVGTVEHYLSRENYRSLRY from the coding sequence ATGTTAAAAGAACTTCACCTCCAGCAAGTTGGCCCAACCGACCGTTTTGATGTTGAATTCGCCGCTCGACTCAATATATTTACGGGTGATAACGGTTTAGGTAAAAGTTTTTTACTTGATGTTGCTTGGTGGGTACTGACTGGAAATTGGGTAGAGCAGCCTGCTTATCCACGTAGACATACAAAGGAATTACCAAAAATTATCTCCAAAATTGATACACGAAATTGGAGACTACTTTTTCATGAAATAGACTTTGAGAGCTACTTTGATTTTTCCGAGCAGAAATGGCAAGGGAATTGGTCTTTGGATAACTTCTCAAAAAGTGTGAGTTATACCCGGACACGATCCATTTTGGGCGCGTTGGATAGTCACATCAGAAAAAAGAAATTCTGGGTTATCAGGGGTATAACAGAGATGATACCGTTTGACTTTCCACCCGAACCACTAGATTTTGATAAAAAAGTACGACAACCAGGAAATGCTTGGTTGGCAAAAAATCCAGACCCAAAAAAAGGAACTAGAGATTATTGGTCGCCCTTCAAGAGGAGTTTAGCCGATGGGTTTCAAGATCTTTGTGCATATTCAGTCATGTACGAACCAGTTGGTACAGTAGAGCATTATCTCAGCCGCGAAAATTATCGCAGTTTAAGATATTAA
- a CDS encoding serine hydrolase has translation MSQQTKTKWDRRNQQVATPPVEVRRKRRTTDPRRQSNFQSNTQTAHSQNRQGYPSAPLRRRVSQPDPRTPSYRQGELSSRSAVLEVPYSQGNNFASRQGGQRSRRAAVLEAPYPQQPYPQGTQPGYRRRRRRYKGSRKNLLILRLVALTVIATGLAIMGFGLYTLVGGLYALIHKPVQEQPAQQATPQPTAQPTSPSFVPPPSPNWSATESRPIPSRQPGHENIEVAYNLRTPPEFKQSQELQTIVNNIVNLAADRGFPTQSLSITLIDAKTGEIAGYQQETLKYPASVAKMFWMVFLYAQIARGVWSDEAGFYPYIARMIQESDNEAASFIVDKISDTEFERSQDDEEFETWRKKREQVTHFFEQAGYEGINLTHKTYPIASLKLLGPKGSEVRIRKNPEDPKDPFRNEITTFHSARLIYETCYLQQAISPEFSQKMCGWLKRDLNPEVWKNQQQGFNPIVGFLGQALADTGVNFYSKAGWTTGTRQEAALVATPDGKTVYVLAIGADDAMYAKDWQIFPKMSRFVYEQMVARQPQVQGRE, from the coding sequence GTGAGTCAGCAAACAAAAACGAAATGGGATAGACGCAACCAACAGGTTGCCACTCCACCTGTAGAAGTCAGGCGTAAGCGTAGAACAACTGACCCCAGACGTCAGAGCAACTTTCAATCAAACACACAGACAGCACACTCTCAAAACAGACAAGGGTATCCGTCTGCGCCTTTGAGAAGAAGAGTATCACAGCCAGACCCTAGAACTCCAAGCTACAGGCAAGGGGAGTTAAGCAGCAGATCTGCGGTGCTTGAAGTTCCGTATTCACAGGGCAACAATTTCGCCTCCAGACAAGGGGGACAAAGGAGCCGACGAGCTGCAGTTCTTGAAGCTCCGTATCCACAGCAACCATATCCACAAGGGACACAACCCGGCTACAGACGAAGAAGACGCCGATACAAAGGTTCTCGCAAAAATCTTTTGATTCTAAGATTGGTGGCTTTGACAGTCATTGCAACTGGATTGGCCATCATGGGTTTTGGGTTGTATACCTTAGTGGGAGGGTTATATGCTTTAATACATAAACCCGTGCAAGAGCAACCCGCACAACAAGCAACCCCACAGCCCACCGCACAGCCCACTTCTCCATCTTTTGTCCCGCCGCCATCTCCTAACTGGTCTGCAACAGAGTCACGACCTATTCCCTCCCGTCAACCAGGGCATGAAAATATAGAAGTTGCTTATAATCTCCGAACCCCTCCTGAATTTAAACAGAGTCAGGAGTTACAAACAATTGTTAACAATATTGTTAATTTGGCAGCAGATCGAGGTTTTCCGACACAATCTTTATCAATTACTTTAATAGATGCCAAAACTGGTGAGATCGCTGGTTACCAGCAAGAAACATTAAAATATCCTGCTAGTGTAGCAAAGATGTTTTGGATGGTGTTTCTCTACGCGCAAATAGCTCGCGGTGTTTGGTCAGATGAAGCAGGTTTTTATCCGTATATAGCTAGAATGATTCAGGAGTCTGATAACGAAGCGGCTAGTTTTATTGTTGATAAAATAAGCGATACGGAATTTGAACGCAGCCAAGATGATGAAGAATTTGAAACATGGCGCAAGAAACGCGAACAAGTCACTCACTTTTTTGAGCAAGCAGGCTACGAGGGTATTAATCTAACTCACAAGACGTATCCTATTGCTTCTCTTAAATTATTAGGACCAAAGGGAAGTGAAGTCCGTATAAGAAAAAATCCTGAAGATCCGAAAGATCCTTTTCGCAATGAAATCACAACGTTTCATTCGGCAAGACTTATTTATGAAACGTGTTATCTTCAGCAAGCTATTTCACCAGAATTTAGCCAGAAAATGTGTGGTTGGTTAAAAAGAGATTTGAATCCAGAGGTTTGGAAAAACCAACAGCAAGGTTTTAACCCAATTGTTGGTTTTTTGGGTCAAGCTTTAGCAGATACAGGCGTTAATTTTTATTCTAAAGCAGGTTGGACGACTGGTACCCGCCAAGAAGCAGCATTGGTTGCAACACCGGATGGGAAAACTGTTTATGTTTTAGCGATCGGTGCTGACGACGCCATGTATGCTAAAGACTGGCAAATTTTTCCAAAAATGTCTCGTTTTGTTTACGAACAAATGGTGGCGCGTCAACCACAAGTACAAGGGAGGGAATAG
- a CDS encoding isocitrate lyase/PEP mutase family protein, with translation MPLSAKHSSSANQLRQLLERPEILVIPGVYDCLGAKLAEQAGFEVLATSGFGIAASTLGLPDYGFLTATEALYTVGRIAQSVNIPLIADMDTGYGNALNVIRTVKDAVQQGIAGVILEDQEWPKKCGHFEGKRVVPMAEHALKIQAAVQARDESGLVIIARTDARAPLGLHEAIDRGRAYIDAGADALFVEAPQSVEELQSIASAFPSVPLVANIVEGGKTPQLSASELHQMGFKIVFFPLSALLSVTKVMSACFHQLKEQGTTTDFQDMVSFKDFQEMIGIPKYHQLEQQFLGK, from the coding sequence ATGCCATTGAGCGCTAAGCACTCATCTTCTGCAAATCAACTGCGACAATTACTAGAACGTCCTGAAATTTTGGTAATTCCTGGCGTTTATGATTGTTTGGGAGCAAAGCTTGCCGAACAAGCAGGTTTTGAAGTTTTGGCGACGAGCGGCTTTGGTATTGCAGCTTCTACACTTGGTTTGCCTGACTATGGTTTTCTTACTGCTACCGAAGCCCTGTATACTGTGGGACGAATTGCTCAGTCAGTCAATATTCCTCTGATTGCTGACATGGATACTGGTTATGGCAACGCTTTAAATGTTATTAGGACAGTTAAAGATGCCGTACAACAGGGAATTGCTGGAGTCATTTTGGAAGATCAAGAGTGGCCTAAAAAATGCGGTCACTTTGAGGGGAAGCGTGTTGTTCCTATGGCAGAACATGCTCTTAAAATTCAAGCAGCAGTTCAAGCACGTGATGAGAGTGGGTTGGTTATTATTGCTCGTACTGATGCTCGCGCCCCTCTAGGTTTGCACGAAGCCATCGATCGCGGTCGTGCTTATATTGATGCTGGGGCAGATGCACTGTTTGTAGAAGCCCCTCAGTCTGTGGAAGAACTGCAAAGCATAGCCTCGGCTTTCCCCTCCGTACCATTGGTAGCAAATATCGTAGAAGGTGGCAAAACTCCTCAACTTTCTGCTTCTGAGTTACATCAAATGGGCTTTAAGATTGTATTTTTTCCACTTTCTGCTTTACTGTCTGTCACGAAAGTCATGAGTGCTTGTTTCCATCAATTAAAAGAACAAGGCACTACGACTGATTTTCAAGATATGGTCAGCTTTAAGGATTTTCAAGAAATGATTGGTATTCCTAAATACCATCAACTGGAACAGCAGTTTTTGGGGAAGTAG
- a CDS encoding AbrB family transcriptional regulator: protein MNQTLTVSDRQQINSETKSVLTKQQIPGKQLVILVLEMLLALPLGLLLAKFHIGGVAWIFGGIISGAIVLQTYRIFYQDTPKPNRTARKTGMALVGLNVGFSISHGHLTNAVSSFPVFAFLTFFLLLSGIVIGYIYSRLSKTNLLTALLATVPGGVGMMSAIAADYNRNVPLVAMVQAIRVTTVVFLIPLIARMLSGNQIYSQTLPVSGTLINLELTQLGLLLISLLFGTLGVYIAVLGKIPAGEFFGAIVAGIVFNPTLNLLPFGGNSDYALPPLVNIIGQMLLGITIGEYWGDKPTLGKKTIAYAFVSVAMTLLTGVAATIFAMQLTSWDWLTCLLVTAPGGSAEMILVALTLHHNVEIVTAGHLVRLIAINSSLPLWLYLFSRLDD from the coding sequence ATGAATCAAACTTTAACCGTATCAGATCGCCAGCAAATTAATTCTGAAACAAAAAGCGTTCTTACCAAACAGCAAATACCTGGCAAGCAACTCGTCATTTTGGTTTTGGAAATGCTTTTGGCGCTACCCCTTGGTCTACTCTTGGCAAAATTCCATATTGGTGGTGTTGCTTGGATTTTTGGCGGTATTATCTCCGGAGCTATAGTACTTCAGACATATCGGATCTTTTATCAAGATACCCCCAAACCCAACCGTACAGCCAGAAAAACGGGTATGGCACTTGTAGGGCTAAACGTTGGCTTTTCCATCTCTCACGGTCATTTAACTAATGCTGTCTCTAGTTTTCCCGTGTTTGCTTTTCTTACCTTTTTCTTGCTTTTAAGTGGTATTGTTATTGGTTACATTTACTCTCGTTTAAGTAAGACAAATTTGTTAACAGCGTTATTAGCTACAGTACCAGGTGGTGTTGGTATGATGTCAGCGATCGCAGCAGATTATAACCGCAATGTTCCTTTGGTGGCGATGGTTCAAGCGATTCGCGTGACTACCGTAGTTTTTTTGATTCCCTTAATTGCCAGGATGTTATCCGGAAATCAAATTTATTCACAAACACTTCCGGTTTCAGGGACTTTAATCAACCTTGAGCTAACACAATTAGGATTATTATTAATATCCCTCTTATTTGGTACTTTAGGAGTTTATATTGCTGTCTTAGGCAAAATTCCTGCAGGTGAATTTTTTGGTGCAATAGTTGCTGGTATAGTTTTTAATCCAACATTAAATTTATTGCCTTTTGGAGGTAATAGCGATTACGCCTTACCACCACTGGTTAATATAATAGGACAAATGCTGTTAGGAATTACCATTGGTGAGTACTGGGGTGACAAACCAACTTTAGGCAAAAAGACTATAGCTTATGCCTTTGTGTCTGTAGCAATGACTTTACTTACTGGTGTTGCAGCCACCATCTTTGCCATGCAGTTAACTTCTTGGGATTGGTTGACCTGCCTTTTGGTAACTGCACCTGGTGGTTCTGCCGAAATGATTTTAGTTGCCTTAACCCTACACCATAACGTAGAAATTGTCACAGCAGGTCATCTAGTACGATTGATTGCAATTAACAGTTCTCTTCCCCTCTGGCTTTATCTCTTTTCACGGCTTGACGATTAA